GATGGACGCGCAGGTTGCCCTGGAGCTGGCGCGCACGTCGAACGAGCGCGTCGCCGCACAGGACGCCTGGAAGAAGGTTGAAGAGCTCAAGGAGGACAACTGATGGCCCACCGCACACTAGCGTTTACTGGCATCGCAGCCCTGCTCGTCGCATGCGGCTCGACTGGTCCCTCTGAGCAGCTGGTCAAGGCCCGCTCGGCATACGACCACTCCGCGAACGGCGCAGCCGCCCGCTACTCACCCGCTCGCGTGCTGGACGCAAAGCAAGCCCTCACGGCTGCGGAACGCGCGGACGACAACTCCCCGGAGGAGAAGCACCTAGCGTACATCGCCACGCGCAAAGCAGCGCTGGCGGACGCCGAAGCGGATTTCAAGATTCAGAAGGAGAGCGCCGCTGAGGCCGATACCGAATATCAGCGCCTGCTCAAGCAGCAACGTCAAGCTGCCAAGGCCGACCTGGAGCGCACCCGTGAAGCACTGCACGACACCGTAGATGCCCTGGGAACGATCCGCGAGGATCTGAAGAAGAAGGACGCCAAGGTCGACGAGCTGAACGAAAAGCGCGAAGCCTTGGAAGCACGTAAGGCCGAGCTCGAGAAGACTCAAGCTGCCCTAGAGGGTGATCTCACCGCGAGTGAGAAGGCTCGAAAGGAAGCAGAGGCACGCGCAGCTGCGGCGCTAGCCAGCCTCGACAAGCTCGCCAACATCAAGGAAGAGGCGCGCGAGACCGTGATCACGCTCTCGGGCTCCGTGCTCTTCGAGACTGGTAAGTCCGCGCTGCTCCCCATTGCCAAGGAGCGACTCAACAAGGTCGCTGACGCACTGAAGGAGATGGACAGCAGCCGGAAGATCGTCATCGAGGGTCACACCGACTCACGTGGCGCAGACAAGATGAACTACAAGCTCTCCCTAGACCGCGCCGCCGCCGTGCGTGAGTACCTC
This Polyangiaceae bacterium DNA region includes the following protein-coding sequences:
- a CDS encoding OmpA family protein, giving the protein MAHRTLAFTGIAALLVACGSTGPSEQLVKARSAYDHSANGAAARYSPARVLDAKQALTAAERADDNSPEEKHLAYIATRKAALADAEADFKIQKESAAEADTEYQRLLKQQRQAAKADLERTREALHDTVDALGTIREDLKKKDAKVDELNEKREALEARKAELEKTQAALEGDLTASEKARKEAEARAAAALASLDKLANIKEEARETVITLSGSVLFETGKSALLPIAKERLNKVADALKEMDSSRKIVIEGHTDSRGADKMNYKLSLDRAAAVREYLVSQGVDPQQVQAEGKGESAPIADNGTPEGRANNRRVEIHIKK